Proteins encoded within one genomic window of Hermetia illucens chromosome 2, iHerIll2.2.curated.20191125, whole genome shotgun sequence:
- the LOC119647908 gene encoding protein phosphatase 1 regulatory subunit 3C isoform X2 yields the protein MSVGINMPAYYDMIVSHSPPASFLSDFSANNYSFYDPHPRSCRPQVLTPPQSRRVLSTLQNTKSVPEKVHIAPKSCLVNRPSDCACSEDTAKSPTRTKKRVIFADDQGRSLTEVRIMSEPSSVPPLWSLKFLAQITQGLVSPHPSEQWTIDFRQPASDYLQFRKRIDDLNVSLENVIVRENESIVVGTVKVKNLSFHKEVIVRATWDDWKSQQDIFCTYSQIYGSSAAYVLYDTFSFKITLPPSSKKLEFCICFRSDGKEYWDNNNDKNYTISKKSPSCQSHPSEILINYDSSDSSVKTSNLKYSSDQLTQGDKSNFNTWPDASWSQKAAPYLYKHNSKVIA from the exons ATGTCAGTCGGAATAAACATGCCAGCATATTACGATATGATTGTTTCACACAGTCCTCCTGCTAGTTTCCTCTCAGACTTCAGCGCTAATAATTACTC ATTTTATGATCCACATCCCCGGTCATGCCGCCCTCAAGTCCTAACTCCTCCACAGTCCCGTCGGGTTTTGTCAACATTACAAAATACTAAATCAGTGCCAGAGAAAGTACACATTGCTCCAAAATCATGTTTGGTGAATCGACCTTCCGATTGTGCTTGTTCAGAGGATACAGCCAAAAGTCCAAC CCGCACAAAAAAGAGGGTCATCTTTGCTGATGATCAAGGACGATCCCTAACAGAAGTTCGTATTATGTCAGAACCTTCAAGTGTCCCGCCACTTTGGAGTCTTAAATTCCTTGCACAAATCACACAAGGACTTGTAAGCCCGCATCCATCCGAACAGTGGACTATTGATTTTCGGCAACCTGCTTCAGATTACTTGCAATTCAG GAAACGCATTGACGATCTCAACGTATCCTTGGAAAATGTTATTGTACGTGAGAACGAGTCGATTGTTGTCGGAACGGTCAAAGTGAAAAATTTGAGTTTCCATAAAGAAGTTATAGTGCGGGCAACCTGGGACGACTGGAAAAGTCAACAGGATATTTTCTGTACATATTCTCAA atttatgGAAGCAGTGCGGCTTATGTTTTGTATGACACATTTAGCTTTAAAATCACTCTACCTCCATCGTCTAAGAAATTGGAATTCTGTATTTGTTTCCGATCAGACGGAAAGGAGTATTGGGACAACAACAAT GATAAAAACTACACAATCTCTAAAAAATCGCCATCCTGCCAATCACATCCATCCGAAATTCTTATAAACTACGATAGTAGTGATAGTTCGGTGAAAACATCAAACTTGAAATATTCATCGGACCAATTAACTCAGGGAGATAAGTCTAATTTTAATACTTGGCCAGATGCATCGTGGAGTCAAA
- the LOC119647908 gene encoding protein phosphatase 1 regulatory subunit 3C isoform X1 codes for MSVGINMPAYYDMIVSHSPPASFLSDFSANNYSRFYDPHPRSCRPQVLTPPQSRRVLSTLQNTKSVPEKVHIAPKSCLVNRPSDCACSEDTAKSPTRTKKRVIFADDQGRSLTEVRIMSEPSSVPPLWSLKFLAQITQGLVSPHPSEQWTIDFRQPASDYLQFRKRIDDLNVSLENVIVRENESIVVGTVKVKNLSFHKEVIVRATWDDWKSQQDIFCTYSQIYGSSAAYVLYDTFSFKITLPPSSKKLEFCICFRSDGKEYWDNNNDKNYTISKKSPSCQSHPSEILINYDSSDSSVKTSNLKYSSDQLTQGDKSNFNTWPDASWSQKAAPYLYKHNSKVIA; via the exons ATGTCAGTCGGAATAAACATGCCAGCATATTACGATATGATTGTTTCACACAGTCCTCCTGCTAGTTTCCTCTCAGACTTCAGCGCTAATAATTACTC CAGATTTTATGATCCACATCCCCGGTCATGCCGCCCTCAAGTCCTAACTCCTCCACAGTCCCGTCGGGTTTTGTCAACATTACAAAATACTAAATCAGTGCCAGAGAAAGTACACATTGCTCCAAAATCATGTTTGGTGAATCGACCTTCCGATTGTGCTTGTTCAGAGGATACAGCCAAAAGTCCAAC CCGCACAAAAAAGAGGGTCATCTTTGCTGATGATCAAGGACGATCCCTAACAGAAGTTCGTATTATGTCAGAACCTTCAAGTGTCCCGCCACTTTGGAGTCTTAAATTCCTTGCACAAATCACACAAGGACTTGTAAGCCCGCATCCATCCGAACAGTGGACTATTGATTTTCGGCAACCTGCTTCAGATTACTTGCAATTCAG GAAACGCATTGACGATCTCAACGTATCCTTGGAAAATGTTATTGTACGTGAGAACGAGTCGATTGTTGTCGGAACGGTCAAAGTGAAAAATTTGAGTTTCCATAAAGAAGTTATAGTGCGGGCAACCTGGGACGACTGGAAAAGTCAACAGGATATTTTCTGTACATATTCTCAA atttatgGAAGCAGTGCGGCTTATGTTTTGTATGACACATTTAGCTTTAAAATCACTCTACCTCCATCGTCTAAGAAATTGGAATTCTGTATTTGTTTCCGATCAGACGGAAAGGAGTATTGGGACAACAACAAT GATAAAAACTACACAATCTCTAAAAAATCGCCATCCTGCCAATCACATCCATCCGAAATTCTTATAAACTACGATAGTAGTGATAGTTCGGTGAAAACATCAAACTTGAAATATTCATCGGACCAATTAACTCAGGGAGATAAGTCTAATTTTAATACTTGGCCAGATGCATCGTGGAGTCAAA